A window from Symbiopectobacterium purcellii encodes these proteins:
- the galT gene encoding galactose-1-phosphate uridylyltransferase: MSFDPTEHPHRRYNPLSDEWVLVSPHRAKRPWQGQQDEPDRRLLPAHDPDCFLCAGNRPVTGEVNPNYTHTHVFRNDFSALMEQTPALAASDDPLFQTQSVQGTSRVICFSPDHSKTLPELSLAALAHVVTAWCEQTNLLGKAYPWVQVFENKGAMMGCSNPHPHGQVWANSFLPTDIAKEDGQQRAYFDRHGTPLLLDYAQREQAEQVRCVVETEHWLAVVPYWAAWPFETLLLPRCAVQQLPQLTAAQRSDLCLALKKLTSRYDNLFQCAFPYSMGWHGAPFIEGDNAHWQLHAHFYPPLLRSASVRKFMVGYEMLAEPQRDLTPEQAAERLRSVSDIHFRQQHEVNDGTN, from the coding sequence ATGTCATTCGATCCCACAGAGCACCCACATCGTCGTTACAACCCGCTGAGCGATGAATGGGTGTTGGTTTCTCCCCATCGCGCAAAACGCCCCTGGCAAGGCCAGCAGGATGAGCCGGACAGGCGTCTGCTACCGGCTCACGATCCGGATTGTTTTCTCTGTGCAGGTAATCGCCCCGTTACCGGCGAGGTGAACCCGAATTACACCCACACCCATGTGTTTCGCAACGATTTTTCAGCGCTGATGGAGCAAACCCCCGCGTTGGCGGCAAGCGATGATCCGTTGTTTCAAACGCAAAGCGTGCAAGGCACCAGTCGCGTTATCTGCTTCTCCCCTGACCACAGCAAAACGTTGCCGGAACTCTCGCTGGCTGCGTTGGCGCACGTGGTTACGGCCTGGTGCGAACAAACAAACCTACTGGGAAAAGCGTATCCGTGGGTTCAGGTGTTTGAAAACAAAGGCGCGATGATGGGATGTTCTAACCCGCATCCGCATGGGCAAGTGTGGGCCAACAGTTTTTTACCCACCGATATCGCCAAAGAAGACGGGCAGCAGCGCGCCTATTTCGACCGTCATGGCACGCCATTATTGCTGGATTATGCCCAACGCGAACAGGCCGAGCAGGTGCGCTGTGTGGTGGAAACGGAACACTGGCTGGCGGTCGTACCCTATTGGGCCGCCTGGCCGTTTGAAACGCTGCTGCTGCCGCGCTGTGCGGTGCAGCAGTTGCCGCAACTGACTGCCGCACAGCGTAGTGATTTGTGTCTGGCACTGAAAAAGCTGACCAGCCGTTACGATAATCTGTTTCAGTGCGCGTTTCCCTATTCCATGGGCTGGCACGGTGCGCCGTTTATTGAAGGCGATAACGCCCACTGGCAACTGCATGCGCATTTCTACCCGCCGCTGTTACGTTCGGCCAGCGTACGGAAATTTATGGTGGGCTACGAGATGCTGGCGGAGCCACAGCGTGATTTGACGCCGGAACAGGCGGCGGAGCGCTTGCGCAGCGTAAGCGATATTCATTTTCGGCAACAGCATGAGGTGAACGATGGGACGAATTAA
- the galR gene encoding HTH-type transcriptional regulator GalR produces MATIKDVARLAGVSVATVSRVINDAPKASQASRNAVHNAMAELRYHPNANARALAHQHAETLGLVVADVSDPFFGAMVKAVDSTARTTGNFLLISNGYHDAEMERQAIEQLLRHCCSALVVHAKMLPDAELSAFMRHVPGMVLINRILPGFESRCVALDDRHGGWLATRHMIQEGHRSIAFLCSDHPISDADDRFQGYSAALHDQGIALDSRLIARAAPDETGGEAAMRELLSRGVPFSAVVCYNDSMAAGALAVLSDNGIEVPQTVSLIGFDDVLIARYLRPRLTTIRYQVIAMSTQAAELAIALAQGQALTAVTNTFTPTLVRRHSVQSLTQIR; encoded by the coding sequence ATGGCAACCATAAAGGATGTTGCACGCCTGGCCGGCGTCTCCGTGGCAACGGTTTCACGGGTCATCAATGACGCGCCGAAAGCCAGCCAGGCATCGCGGAACGCGGTGCATAACGCCATGGCCGAATTGCGCTACCATCCCAACGCCAATGCACGCGCACTGGCGCATCAACATGCGGAAACCCTGGGGCTGGTGGTGGCAGATGTGTCCGATCCCTTTTTTGGGGCGATGGTCAAAGCGGTTGATAGCACCGCCAGAACGACGGGCAATTTTTTACTGATCAGCAACGGCTACCATGACGCGGAAATGGAGCGTCAGGCTATCGAACAGTTGCTGCGCCACTGCTGCTCGGCGCTGGTGGTACACGCGAAAATGTTGCCCGATGCAGAACTGAGCGCGTTTATGCGCCACGTCCCCGGCATGGTGCTGATCAACCGTATTTTACCCGGTTTTGAGTCACGCTGCGTGGCGCTGGACGATCGCCACGGCGGCTGGCTGGCAACCCGGCATATGATTCAGGAAGGGCATCGCTCCATTGCCTTTCTCTGTTCCGATCACCCGATTTCTGACGCCGACGATCGCTTCCAGGGCTACAGCGCCGCCCTGCACGACCAAGGCATTGCGCTGGATAGCCGGCTGATCGCCCGCGCCGCACCGGATGAAACTGGCGGCGAGGCGGCGATGCGCGAACTGCTGAGTCGCGGCGTGCCTTTCAGCGCCGTGGTGTGTTACAACGATTCGATGGCGGCGGGCGCATTGGCAGTATTAAGCGACAACGGCATTGAGGTGCCACAAACCGTATCCCTGATAGGTTTTGACGACGTGCTTATCGCGCGCTACTTGCGCCCACGTTTGACCACCATCCGCTATCAGGTGATAGCCATGTCGACGCAAGCCGCCGAGTTGGCGATTGCGCTGGCACAAGGTCAAGCGCTGACGGCAGTCACCAACACCTTTACGCCGACGCTGGTGCGTCGCCATTCGGTACAGTCCCTCACCCAGATACGTTAA
- a CDS encoding NupC/NupG family nucleoside CNT transporter, producing MTHIAQFALALLVVAGLALLVCRDRKSIRIRFIIQLLVIEILLAWFFLYSNVGLGFVKGFAAVFDKLLGFAGQGTDFVFGDMVNHEKNLISFFFKVLCPIVFISALIGILQHIKVLPIVIRAIGTVLSKVNGMGKLESFNAVSSLILGQSENFIAYKDILGKMSEKRMYTMAATAMSTVSMSIVGAYMTMLDSKYVVAALILNMFSTFIVLSLINPYKVDAEPELQLRDLHENQSFFEMLGEYILAGFKVACIVAAMLIGFIALIAMVNAIFSAIFGISFQEMLGYVFFPFAWIMGIPASEALQVGSIMATKLVSNEFVAMLELQKVASQLSPRSVGILSVFLVSFANFSSIGIIAGAIKGLNENQGNVVSRFGLKLVYGSTLVSILSASIAGLVL from the coding sequence ATGACCCATATTGCGCAATTTGCGTTGGCATTGCTTGTCGTTGCCGGTTTAGCGCTGCTTGTCTGCCGCGACCGTAAAAGCATTCGTATCCGTTTTATTATTCAGCTGTTAGTGATTGAAATTCTGCTCGCCTGGTTCTTTTTGTATTCCAACGTGGGCCTGGGCTTCGTGAAAGGGTTTGCCGCCGTTTTTGATAAATTACTGGGGTTTGCCGGACAAGGAACCGATTTCGTGTTTGGCGATATGGTCAACCACGAAAAGAACCTGATTTCCTTCTTCTTCAAAGTGTTGTGCCCTATTGTGTTCATCTCGGCATTGATCGGGATCCTGCAACACATCAAGGTGCTGCCTATCGTGATTCGTGCCATCGGTACGGTGCTGTCCAAGGTCAACGGCATGGGGAAACTGGAGTCGTTTAACGCGGTCAGCTCGCTGATTCTGGGGCAATCGGAAAACTTCATCGCCTATAAAGATATTCTGGGCAAGATGTCGGAAAAACGCATGTACACCATGGCAGCCACCGCGATGTCGACGGTGTCGATGTCTATTGTCGGTGCCTACATGACCATGCTGGATTCCAAATACGTGGTGGCGGCGCTGATTCTGAATATGTTCAGCACCTTTATCGTGTTGTCATTGATCAACCCGTATAAAGTGGATGCCGAACCCGAGCTGCAACTGCGCGATCTGCACGAAAACCAAAGCTTCTTTGAAATGCTGGGGGAATATATTCTTGCCGGTTTCAAAGTGGCCTGTATCGTCGCCGCCATGTTGATCGGCTTTATCGCGCTGATTGCCATGGTAAACGCCATTTTCAGCGCCATTTTTGGTATCAGCTTCCAGGAAATGTTGGGCTATGTGTTCTTCCCCTTCGCCTGGATCATGGGAATTCCTGCCAGTGAAGCGTTGCAAGTCGGCAGCATCATGGCGACCAAGCTGGTGTCTAACGAATTCGTGGCGATGCTGGAACTGCAAAAAGTGGCAAGCCAGTTGTCACCGCGCAGCGTCGGGATCCTTTCTGTGTTCCTGGTGTCGTTCGCCAATTTCTCTTCTATCGGCATCATTGCTGGTGCTATCAAAGGGTTGAACGAGAATCAGGGTAACGTGGTGTCTCGCTTCGGCCTGAAGTTGGTCTACGGCTCTACTTTGGTCAGCATTCTCTCTGCCTCAATCGCCGGGCTGGTGCTGTAA
- a CDS encoding MdtA/MuxA family multidrug efflux RND transporter periplasmic adaptor subunit, which translates to MNTTRLFRLLLLALAVIAAVVIWRYLRPAEAPTATPSARQEASNNSSPARSAGGGRRSAMRTLPPVQAATTRVAAVPYYLSGLGTITAAKTVTVRSRVNGELMALHFQEGQQVKAGDLLAEIDPRPYQVALTQAQGQLAKDQAALANARQDLARYQQLIKTNLISRQELDAQAAQVHQAEGTVKADEGSVASAELQLTYSRITSPINGRVGLKQVDVGNYITSGDSTGIVVLTQTHPIDVIFTLPEGDIATVLSAQKSGQPVPVEAWDRANQHQLSQGSLLSMDNQIDATTGTIKLKARFENRDDALFPNQFVNVRMQVTTLQNALLVPLSAIQMGSEGRFVWVLNEKSQVSKHSVTVGIQYGQEMVVTAGLNEGDRVVTDGIDRLTEGAQVEVISAANTTTTPPSKHATRWEKP; encoded by the coding sequence ATGAATACCACTCGTCTTTTTCGTCTGCTGTTGCTTGCGTTGGCGGTTATCGCCGCCGTTGTCATCTGGCGTTACTTACGCCCCGCCGAGGCGCCGACGGCGACCCCTTCAGCCCGTCAGGAAGCCAGTAATAACAGTTCTCCCGCGCGCAGTGCGGGCGGTGGGCGGCGTTCCGCCATGCGCACATTGCCGCCCGTGCAGGCAGCGACCACGCGCGTCGCCGCGGTGCCGTATTACCTTTCGGGGTTGGGCACCATTACCGCTGCCAAGACCGTGACGGTGCGCAGCCGGGTTAACGGCGAACTGATGGCACTGCATTTTCAGGAAGGACAACAGGTCAAGGCGGGCGATCTGCTGGCAGAAATTGACCCACGACCCTATCAGGTGGCGCTGACCCAGGCGCAAGGGCAATTGGCGAAAGATCAGGCCGCGCTGGCCAATGCGCGTCAGGATCTGGCGCGTTACCAACAACTGATTAAAACCAATCTGATTTCCCGTCAGGAACTGGATGCGCAGGCAGCACAGGTGCACCAGGCTGAAGGCACGGTCAAGGCCGATGAAGGCTCGGTCGCCAGCGCCGAATTGCAACTTACCTATAGCCGTATCACCTCGCCGATCAATGGCCGTGTGGGACTTAAACAGGTGGATGTGGGCAACTACATCACCAGCGGCGACAGCACCGGTATTGTGGTATTGACCCAAACACACCCGATCGATGTCATCTTCACGTTACCGGAAGGTGATATCGCCACGGTGCTGAGCGCACAGAAATCGGGCCAACCGGTACCGGTTGAGGCCTGGGATCGCGCCAACCAGCACCAGCTGTCGCAAGGCAGCCTGCTCAGCATGGATAACCAGATTGATGCCACCACCGGCACCATCAAGCTAAAAGCCCGCTTTGAAAATCGCGATGACGCCCTGTTTCCCAACCAGTTTGTCAATGTGCGCATGCAAGTCACTACCTTGCAAAACGCGCTGCTGGTGCCCCTGTCCGCCATTCAGATGGGCAGCGAAGGACGTTTTGTCTGGGTACTGAATGAGAAAAGTCAGGTCAGTAAACACAGCGTGACCGTCGGCATTCAATACGGTCAAGAAATGGTGGTGACGGCGGGGCTGAATGAGGGCGATCGCGTGGTTACCGACGGTATCGACCGTTTAACCGAAGGGGCACAGGTGGAAGTGATTAGCGCCGCTAACACCACCACCACACCGCCGTCCAAACACGCCACACGCTGGGAGAAACCCTGA
- the mdtC gene encoding multidrug efflux RND transporter permease subunit MdtC has translation MKFFALFIHRPVATALLTLAIALCGVLGFRLLPVAPLPQVDFPAIVVSASLSGASPETMATSVAMPLERSLGRIAGVTEMTSTSSLGRTRIILVFDFSRDINGAARDVQSAINAAQNLLPSGMSSRPTYRKVNPADAPILVLTLTSDTYNSGQLYDFATNQLSQRISQMDGVGDVTVSGASQPAVRVELNPQALFNQGIALDAVRQAIAKANVKQPLGNIDNGQARWQVQTNDALKTAADYAPIVVHYNKGAPVRLSDVAQVKDGVQDTRNAGMANGKTAVLVVVQRAPDANIIATVDNVRAALPELRASLPAAIQLNIAQDRSPTIRASLAEVEQSLVIAVALVILVVFLFLRSGRATLIPAIAVPVSLIGTFAAMYLCGFSLNNLSLMALTIATGFVVDDAIVVLENISRHIEAGMKPMQAALKGVREVGFTVLAMSLSLVAVFLPLLLMGGLPGRYFREFTVTLSAAIAISLIISVTLTPMMCARLLRSHETHSQPRKRGFGRLLVALQQQYGRSLRWVLQHARWVLLILIGTIGLNVWLYISTPKTFFPEQDTGRVMGFIQADQSISFQAMRNKLHDFMVIVSDDPAVDNVTGFTGGSRTNAGSMFITLKPLAERKMSAQQVIARLRGKLAQEPGANLFLMPVQDIRIGGRESNAGYQFTLLSDDLNELRTWEPKIRLALSQLPELADVNSDQQDKGSEMALTYDRDTLARLGIGVSSVNALLNNAFGQRQISTIYQPLNQYKVVMEVESKYTQDVSALDQMFVLNSAGEPIPLSAFASWRPINAPLSVNHQGLSAASTVSFNLPEGVSLSDATAAIERSMTALGVPASVRGQFAGTAQAFQQSQSAQVLLIIAAIVTVYIVLGILYESYVHPLTILSTLPSAGVGALLALKGFGAPFSLIALIGILLLIGIVKKNAIMMVDFALEAQRGGRLSAQEAIFQACLLRFRPILMTTLAAIFGALPLVLTSGDGAELRQPLGITIVGGLVMSQLLTLYTTPVVYLYFDRLRGWLAQRRKQTSVTSS, from the coding sequence GTGAAGTTTTTCGCGCTGTTTATCCACCGACCGGTCGCCACCGCGTTACTGACGCTGGCGATTGCGCTGTGCGGCGTGCTCGGCTTTCGCCTGCTGCCGGTCGCCCCGCTGCCGCAGGTGGATTTCCCGGCGATTGTGGTTTCCGCCTCGCTCTCCGGAGCCTCGCCGGAAACCATGGCGACCTCCGTCGCCATGCCGTTGGAACGTTCGCTCGGGCGCATCGCCGGGGTGACCGAGATGACCTCGACCAGTTCGCTGGGCCGAACCCGTATCATACTGGTGTTCGATTTCTCGCGTGATATCAACGGCGCGGCGCGCGACGTACAGTCGGCGATCAACGCGGCACAGAACCTGCTGCCCTCCGGCATGTCAAGCCGTCCGACCTATCGCAAGGTCAACCCGGCCGACGCGCCGATTCTGGTGCTGACATTAACGTCCGATACCTACAATTCAGGTCAGCTATACGATTTTGCCACCAATCAACTGTCGCAGCGCATCTCCCAAATGGACGGCGTGGGCGATGTGACGGTCAGCGGTGCCTCACAGCCCGCCGTGCGCGTTGAGTTGAACCCTCAGGCGCTGTTTAATCAAGGGATCGCATTAGATGCGGTGCGCCAGGCGATTGCCAAAGCCAACGTAAAGCAACCCCTGGGCAATATCGATAACGGACAAGCGCGCTGGCAGGTGCAAACCAACGATGCGCTGAAAACGGCGGCGGATTACGCACCGATCGTGGTTCATTATAACAAGGGTGCGCCGGTACGATTGAGCGACGTGGCGCAGGTCAAAGACGGCGTGCAAGACACGCGTAACGCCGGGATGGCAAACGGCAAAACCGCCGTACTGGTGGTGGTGCAACGCGCCCCGGATGCCAATATCATCGCCACCGTGGATAACGTTCGCGCCGCGCTGCCAGAACTGCGTGCCAGCCTGCCCGCCGCCATTCAACTGAATATCGCGCAAGATCGCTCGCCCACCATTCGGGCCTCACTGGCCGAGGTGGAACAGTCACTGGTGATTGCCGTGGCGCTGGTGATATTGGTCGTGTTCTTGTTCCTGCGCTCCGGCCGCGCCACGCTGATCCCAGCCATCGCCGTGCCGGTGTCACTGATTGGCACCTTTGCGGCTATGTATCTGTGCGGTTTCAGCCTGAATAACCTCTCGCTGATGGCACTGACGATTGCCACCGGATTTGTGGTGGACGATGCCATCGTGGTGCTGGAGAACATTTCGCGCCATATTGAAGCAGGCATGAAACCGATGCAGGCTGCGCTGAAAGGGGTGCGCGAGGTTGGCTTTACCGTGCTGGCGATGAGCCTGTCGCTGGTGGCAGTGTTCCTGCCGCTGCTGCTGATGGGGGGATTGCCGGGACGCTACTTTCGCGAATTTACCGTCACGCTGTCTGCGGCGATAGCCATTTCGCTGATCATTTCCGTCACCCTGACGCCGATGATGTGCGCGCGCCTGCTGCGCAGCCATGAAACGCACAGCCAGCCGCGCAAGCGCGGTTTTGGTCGCCTGCTAGTTGCGTTGCAACAGCAGTATGGCCGTTCGCTACGCTGGGTGTTGCAACATGCACGCTGGGTGCTGCTCATTCTGATTGGCACCATTGGGCTTAACGTCTGGCTCTATATCTCGACTCCCAAAACTTTTTTCCCAGAACAGGATACCGGCCGCGTGATGGGCTTTATTCAGGCCGATCAGAGCATTTCATTTCAGGCCATGCGCAACAAGCTGCATGATTTCATGGTGATCGTCAGCGACGATCCGGCGGTGGATAACGTGACGGGCTTTACCGGCGGCTCACGCACCAACGCAGGTTCAATGTTTATTACGCTCAAACCATTGGCAGAACGCAAGATGAGCGCTCAACAGGTGATTGCCCGCCTGCGCGGCAAGCTGGCGCAGGAGCCGGGGGCCAACCTGTTTCTGATGCCCGTGCAGGATATTCGTATCGGCGGACGAGAATCTAATGCGGGCTACCAGTTTACCCTGCTGTCCGACGATCTGAACGAACTGCGCACCTGGGAACCGAAGATTCGCCTCGCGCTCAGCCAGCTACCCGAACTGGCTGACGTCAACTCCGATCAGCAGGATAAAGGCTCGGAAATGGCGCTGACCTACGACCGGGATACCCTCGCTCGCCTCGGTATCGGCGTTTCCAGCGTCAACGCTCTGTTAAACAATGCGTTCGGGCAACGTCAAATTTCCACCATCTATCAACCGCTTAATCAGTACAAAGTGGTGATGGAGGTAGAATCAAAATATACTCAGGATGTGAGTGCGCTGGATCAGATGTTTGTGCTCAACAGTGCCGGAGAGCCGATACCCCTTTCCGCATTCGCCAGTTGGCGCCCGATTAACGCCCCGCTGTCCGTCAATCACCAGGGGCTGTCGGCCGCTTCCACCGTTTCGTTTAATTTGCCGGAAGGGGTGTCACTTTCAGATGCTACGGCAGCCATTGAACGCAGTATGACTGCATTGGGGGTGCCCGCTTCGGTGCGCGGGCAATTTGCCGGGACGGCACAAGCGTTCCAACAGTCACAAAGTGCGCAGGTGCTGCTAATCATTGCTGCGATTGTTACCGTCTACATCGTGTTGGGGATCCTGTACGAAAGCTATGTGCATCCGCTGACCATTCTGTCGACGCTGCCGTCTGCCGGGGTGGGCGCGCTGCTGGCGCTGAAAGGGTTTGGCGCTCCTTTTAGCCTGATTGCCCTGATCGGCATCTTGTTGCTGATCGGTATTGTGAAGAAAAATGCCATCATGATGGTGGATTTCGCGCTGGAAGCACAGCGCGGTGGGCGGTTAAGCGCACAGGAGGCGATTTTTCAGGCCTGCTTGTTGCGCTTCCGCCCTATTCTGATGACGACACTGGCCGCAATTTTTGGCGCGCTACCGCTGGTATTGACCAGCGGCGACGGCGCTGAACTGCGCCAACCGCTCGGCATCACTATCGTCGGAGGATTGGTGATGAGCCAACTGCTCACGCTCTACACCACACCGGTGGTGTACCTCTATTTCGATCGTCTGCGCGGCTGGCTGGCTCAGCGGCGCAAGCAGACCAGCGTCACGTCGTCTTGA
- the mdtD gene encoding multidrug transporter subunit MdtD, which yields MRFSSTPSTTQPASVRWQLWIVAFGFFMQMLDTTIVNTALPTMALSLNENPLRMHSVVVAYVLTVAVMLPASGWLADKLGVKRVFFAAIIIFTLGSLLCARSETLNALLMSRVIQGVGGAMMVPVGRLTVMKIVPRDQFMAAMTFVTIPGQIGPLLGPTLGGLLVQYASWHWIFLINLPVGIIGAIATWLIMPNYTTETSRFDLSGFLWLAIGMATLTLALDGHKSLALPPIAIVGLIAVGIIALLSYWLHARQNENALFNLNLFNTPTFSIGLSAGFLARIGSGMLPFTTPLFLQLGMGFSPFHAGLMMIPMILGSMGTKRIVVSIVNRLGYRLALIVSTLALSLSTLLFATVALLNWLWLLPLVLILVGVANSVRFSTMNTLTLKDLPDNIASGGNSLLSMTMQLSMSLGVSLAGILLGIFAQQGTLDIASPATAEVFRYTYLSMAVILALPALLFLRVPPDHIKQNVLPGKR from the coding sequence ATGCGTTTTTCGTCCACCCCGTCAACGACTCAACCGGCCTCCGTGCGCTGGCAGCTTTGGATTGTCGCCTTTGGCTTCTTTATGCAAATGCTCGATACCACCATTGTCAACACCGCACTGCCGACAATGGCGCTCAGCCTGAATGAAAACCCGTTGCGCATGCACTCCGTCGTGGTGGCTTATGTGCTTACCGTAGCGGTGATGCTGCCAGCCAGCGGTTGGCTGGCGGACAAACTGGGGGTGAAACGGGTCTTTTTTGCAGCCATCATCATTTTCACGCTGGGCTCGCTGCTGTGCGCGCGCTCAGAAACTTTGAATGCGCTCCTGATGTCGCGCGTGATCCAGGGCGTAGGTGGTGCCATGATGGTGCCGGTCGGTCGTCTGACGGTCATGAAGATTGTGCCGCGTGACCAGTTTATGGCGGCCATGACTTTTGTCACTATCCCCGGCCAAATCGGGCCGTTGCTCGGCCCAACGCTGGGCGGGCTGCTGGTGCAATACGCCAGTTGGCACTGGATTTTCCTGATTAACCTGCCAGTAGGGATTATTGGCGCTATCGCTACCTGGCTGATTATGCCGAACTACACCACCGAAACCTCGCGCTTCGATCTTAGCGGTTTTCTCTGGCTCGCCATCGGCATGGCAACATTGACCTTGGCCCTGGACGGGCACAAAAGTCTGGCGCTACCGCCGATTGCCATCGTCGGGTTGATTGCCGTCGGGATTATTGCGCTGCTGAGCTACTGGCTGCATGCGCGTCAAAATGAAAATGCCCTGTTCAACCTGAATCTGTTCAATACGCCCACCTTTTCCATTGGGCTCAGCGCCGGTTTTCTGGCCCGTATCGGCAGCGGCATGCTGCCTTTTACCACACCGCTGTTTTTACAACTGGGCATGGGATTCTCGCCGTTCCATGCCGGATTGATGATGATCCCAATGATTCTCGGCAGCATGGGCACCAAGCGCATCGTCGTCAGCATCGTTAACCGCTTGGGCTACCGCTTGGCCCTGATTGTTTCTACGCTGGCACTCTCGCTCAGCACCCTGCTGTTTGCCACCGTCGCACTGCTGAACTGGCTGTGGCTGCTGCCGCTGGTGTTGATTCTGGTGGGCGTTGCCAATTCGGTTCGTTTTTCAACCATGAATACCCTGACACTGAAAGATCTGCCGGACAACATCGCCAGCGGAGGCAACAGCCTGCTGTCGATGACCATGCAGCTTTCCATGAGTCTCGGCGTAAGTCTGGCAGGTATTTTGCTCGGTATTTTCGCCCAACAGGGGACGCTGGACATCGCCAGCCCGGCAACGGCCGAGGTATTCCGCTATACCTATCTGAGCATGGCCGTCATATTGGCGCTGCCCGCCCTGCTGTTCCTGCGCGTGCCGCCGGACCACATCAAGCAGAACGTGTTGCCGGGAAAAAGGTGA
- the baeS gene encoding two-component system sensor histidine kinase BaeS, translating to MRFGITAKLFLAIFATCMLVLITMHWGVRMSFERGFVDYIKQGNAQRVEQLRDALQEQYAQYGDWTFLRNNERLVFKLLHTMDQNEDDGNSMRGWRVRLWVLDAQRNRLFGSPAPIAADSTWQAIRHQGRVVGWVVASPSERLTRDADINFDRQQQRTSWFIVGLSTLLAIIVTWLMARGLLAPVKRLMKGIHRLAAGEFTARVPVNTRDELGRLAQDFNQLATALEKNEQSRRAFMADISHELRTPLAVLRGELEAIQDGVRKADSGSLLSLQNEVSTLTKLVDDLHQLSLSDVGALAYRRVSVDLIQLLHISVASFNERFQKKHIKVITQLPERASAFGDPDRLSQLFNNLLENSLRYTDNGGQLQIRAHTENGVCTLIWEDSAPGVDAEQLARIFDRFYRAERSRNRASGGSGLGLAICKNIVEAHGGRLYASASLLGGLQMTAEFPLHPPES from the coding sequence ATGAGATTCGGCATTACCGCTAAACTGTTTCTCGCCATTTTTGCCACCTGCATGCTGGTGTTGATCACCATGCATTGGGGCGTGCGAATGAGCTTCGAACGCGGCTTTGTTGATTACATCAAGCAAGGCAATGCGCAGCGCGTCGAGCAACTGCGTGATGCATTACAGGAGCAGTACGCGCAGTACGGCGACTGGACGTTCCTGCGCAACAATGAACGCTTGGTGTTCAAACTGCTGCACACCATGGATCAGAATGAAGATGACGGCAACAGCATGCGCGGCTGGCGAGTCCGGCTCTGGGTGCTGGATGCCCAGCGTAACCGACTGTTTGGTTCGCCCGCCCCGATTGCCGCCGATAGCACCTGGCAAGCCATTCGCCATCAGGGCAGGGTCGTTGGTTGGGTAGTGGCATCGCCCAGTGAACGCCTGACGCGCGATGCGGATATCAATTTCGATCGGCAGCAACAGCGCACCAGTTGGTTTATTGTCGGGCTGTCAACGCTGCTCGCCATCATCGTGACCTGGCTGATGGCGCGCGGCCTGCTGGCACCGGTAAAACGACTAATGAAAGGGATCCACCGTCTGGCTGCCGGGGAGTTCACCGCACGCGTGCCCGTCAATACCCGCGATGAGTTGGGCCGGCTGGCGCAAGATTTTAACCAGCTCGCCACCGCATTGGAAAAAAACGAGCAGTCACGCCGCGCCTTTATGGCCGATATTTCCCATGAGCTGCGCACGCCGTTGGCGGTACTGCGCGGCGAACTGGAAGCCATACAGGATGGCGTGCGCAAAGCGGATTCAGGCTCCCTGCTTTCGTTGCAAAATGAAGTCTCCACGCTGACCAAACTGGTGGATGACCTGCACCAGTTGTCACTCTCCGATGTCGGCGCGCTCGCCTATCGCCGGGTTTCGGTGGATTTAATCCAACTGCTGCATATCAGCGTCGCGTCCTTCAACGAGCGTTTTCAGAAAAAACACATCAAGGTCATCACGCAGTTGCCAGAGCGCGCCAGCGCCTTTGGCGATCCGGACCGACTCAGCCAGCTGTTTAACAATCTGTTGGAAAACAGCCTGCGCTACACCGACAACGGTGGGCAGTTACAGATCCGGGCCCATACTGAAAATGGCGTGTGCACCCTGATATGGGAAGACAGCGCACCGGGCGTCGACGCCGAGCAACTGGCTCGGATTTTCGATCGCTTCTATCGCGCAGAACGGTCACGCAATCGCGCCAGCGGCGGTTCAGGGCTGGGATTGGCTATCTGCAAGAATATCGTTGAGGCCCACGGGGGACGATTGTATGCTAGCGCTTCCTTACTCGGTGGTTTGCAGATGACCGCCGAATTCCCGCTTCATCCACCGGAATCCTGA